The genomic DNA CATACGACGGATTATTGTTGATGACCATCTCGTAGATGACCGACAGGCCATACGTATGGCCTTTGATCATCTGGTCGAACTCCATGCCGAACCGCCAGTGCGGATAGCGCGTCGGGAAGCCACCGTAGGACGCGACCTCGTAGAGCGTGCGGTAGTCCAGCACCTCGAACGAGATCGGGAAAAAGTCGAGGCCGTAATCCTTGGCATAGCCCTCGATCTCTTCCCAGGCAGCTTGTAAATCAGGTGGCAGTTTCGTGTTACGCATAGATTATCCCAAGAACAA from Herpetosiphonaceae bacterium includes the following:
- a CDS encoding SpoVR family protein, with protein sequence MRNTKLPPDLQAAWEEIEGYAKDYGLDFFPISFEVLDYRTLYEVASYGGFPTRYPHWRFGMEFDQMIKGHTYGLSVIYEMVINNNPSYAYLLEGNDMTTQKMVMAHVTGHVDFFKNNLWFS